A window from Blastocatellia bacterium encodes these proteins:
- a CDS encoding VIT1/CCC1 transporter family protein, translating to MPTVPHVERHFQATPTIRDIVIGMADGLTVPFALAAGLSGVGASTSVVVTAGLAEIAAGAIAMGLGGYLAAKTDLEHYLAEQMRERRETERIPEEEAEEVAQIFRGYGLTDEQIAPLVAAIRSDPDRWVDFMMRFELGLEPPDPVRARKSAFTIGLAYIVGGLIPLFPYILLDQLRTALRVSVFVTPLALLLFGYVKGRLTGIRPWRSALQTLFIGSLAATTAFLLARIIG from the coding sequence ATGCCCACCGTTCCGCACGTCGAGCGACACTTTCAAGCGACGCCAACGATCCGCGATATCGTGATCGGCATGGCCGATGGATTGACTGTTCCCTTCGCGCTGGCGGCCGGTCTATCAGGTGTCGGAGCCTCGACAAGCGTCGTCGTGACGGCGGGACTGGCCGAGATCGCAGCCGGCGCGATCGCCATGGGACTGGGAGGATACTTGGCGGCCAAGACCGATCTCGAGCACTACCTGGCCGAGCAAATGCGCGAGCGACGCGAGACCGAGCGCATCCCCGAGGAAGAGGCGGAAGAGGTCGCGCAAATTTTCCGGGGCTATGGGCTCACGGACGAACAGATCGCTCCGCTAGTCGCCGCCATTCGCTCCGATCCCGACCGATGGGTCGACTTCATGATGCGCTTCGAACTGGGGCTCGAGCCTCCCGATCCCGTGCGCGCGCGAAAGAGCGCGTTCACCATCGGGCTCGCTTACATCGTCGGTGGCCTCATCCCCTTGTTCCCATACATCCTGCTGGATCAACTGCGGACCGCTCTTCGAGTTTCGGTCTTCGTGACGCCGTTGGCACTTCTGCTGTTCGGATACGTCAAAGGACGGCTGACGGGAATTCGCCCGTGGCGCAGTGCGTTGCAGACGCTCTTCATCGGTAGTCTGGCGGCGACTACAGCCTTCCTGCTCGCTCGCATAATCGGATGA